Within the Thermovirga sp. genome, the region CCTGTTCCTTGACCACCTGGCGGATCTTCATGTGGTTCTCGGCGTGCTTGTCCGTCGGCGCCGGGATGGCGTGATCCAGGATGAACACCAGGTGGTCTGGCTTCCAGACCTTATTCACGCCGATCTTCTGGAAAATGCCCCAGATAGGCGCGGCGTTGTCGTGGCTCATGCAGAAGTGGGGCT harbors:
- a CDS encoding 3-isopropylmalate dehydratase large subunit (catalyzes the isomerization between 2-isopropylmalate and 3-isopropylmalate in leucine biosynthesis), which encodes MGKTFAEKVLGKAAGEPVSAGQVVIVEPHFCMSHDNAAPIWGIFQKIGVNKVWKPDHLVFILDHAIPAPTDKHAENHMKIRQVVKEQ